Proteins encoded within one genomic window of Halomonas sp. YLGW01:
- a CDS encoding tryptophan synthase subunit beta like protein, protein MYIKRNKAGEIEQLSRVATGDCQERIDVDAPELDVFLEREDSESGGKLAQSDLGLVRVIEDLVDVLIERNLISFTDFPQAARDKLMTRQSLRQQRNSVALLGERDEEDAI, encoded by the coding sequence ATGTACATCAAGCGGAATAAGGCAGGAGAGATTGAGCAGCTCAGCCGGGTAGCTACGGGCGATTGTCAGGAGCGGATCGATGTCGATGCCCCGGAGCTGGATGTCTTTCTGGAGCGTGAAGATAGCGAAAGCGGTGGCAAGCTTGCACAGTCGGATCTGGGGTTGGTCCGTGTGATCGAGGATCTGGTCGATGTGCTGATCGAGCGCAACCTGATCAGCTTCACCGACTTTCCGCAGGCCGCACGCGACAAGCTGATGACCCGCCAGAGCCTGAGGCAGCAGCGCAACAGCGTGGCCTTGCTCGGCGAGCGGGACGAGGAGGATGCGATCTAG
- a CDS encoding retention module-containing protein, translating into MSIATVVSITGQAWARDAQGNLRELRLGDQLQEGETLVTSDNGTVELDFLDGLPPVAIGGGQQVAMSGELDASVPVDNDEASADDEGIETLLTALEGDDDLFDSLESPAAGGGGGIGGGGHSFVQLARIMESVDPLEFDFDTARDPVTSIELEGDEATVDDGDSLDTSAEISVTLGDINSANASSALISGTTSGVEAGQVVSLVISDDDATSADVAVTATVQPDGSYEITADLSDLDDGSLTVTATVEDQAGNEAIATDTANLDTTIGDGDTTIGDGDTTNGAAVTIDGISDDTGTSRSDFVTNDTSLELSGRVELADGDSLTVRFNGTDYTTANGLVIADGSWTLDLTDTELAEGTYPVSAVVSDAAGNAATATQDVVIDTTIGDGDTTNGAAVTIDGISDDTGTSRSDFVTNDTSLELSGRVELADGDSLTVRFNGTDYTTANGLTLDATAGTWSLDLTDTELAEGTYPVSAVVSDAAGNAATATQDVVIDTTIGDGDTTNGAAVTIDGISDDTGTSRSDFVTNDTSLVLSGRVELADGDSLTVRFNGTDYTTANGLTLDATAGTWSLDLTDTELAEGSYPVSAVVSDAAGNAATATQDVVIDTTIGDGDTTNGAAVTIDGISDDTGTSRSDFVTNDTSLVLSGRVELADGDSLTVRFNGTDYTTANGLTLDATAGTWSLDLTDTELAEGSYPVSAVVSDAAGNAATATQDVVIDTTIGDGDTTNGAAVTIDGISDDTGTSRSDFVTNDTSLVLSGRVELADGDSLTVRFNGTDYTTANGLTLDATAGTWSLDLTDTELAEGSYPVSAVVSDAAGNAATATQDVVIDTTIGDGDTTNGAAVTIDGISDDTGTSRSDFVTNDTSLELSGRVELADGDSLTVRFNGTDYTTANGLTLDATAGTWSLDLTDTELAEGSYPVSAVVSDAAGNAATATQDVVIDTTIGDGDTTNGAAVTIDGISDDTGTSRSDFVTNDTSLELSGRVELADGDSLTVRFNGTDYTTANGLVIADGSWTLDLTDTELAEGTYPVSAVVSDAAGNAATATQDVVIDTTIGDGDTTNGAAVTIDGISDDTGTSRSDFVTNDTSLVLSGRVELADGDSLTVRFNGTDYTTANGLTLDATAGTWSLDLTDTELAEGSYPVSAVVSDAAGNAATATQDVVIDTTAPGGGSGGGEGNAIAFDDAVIDASEQGSVTFSGTVEDGATIDSLVISDSNATTADLSVAASDITVGDDGTVSVVGQDLSDLADGELTVTMTVTDAAGNTGRVDNSATLDTSELEITNLSDSGDVTVYESFLDDGTRVGDGSVVGKSWFGISATAGIQTLAITGTLRSGAGEQTGETVSLSLSQLEGITSSTPVEINTDQGGILRLTGFDASTGKVDYEFELSQAVTHQEGGDARNLLVQSGIDITVTDVADNVEAEAINVVIVDDAPVVEEFQDALLSVEVGTILSGSLGIQLGSDTETASVEDISLSTNDDGQILAQYSDPVSGALMTAPVTVESGQTLTYAVQDGVLTATTSDGEAAFQITVDPGSGSYTLEVFKEIDPAAQVFTGFSLSTGGNNASPTFGDDSLQVTVSAGDLSPNWSAKSIWVAQGGKITTGQTLRFDFHEPGESTLSNPLSKIVFTTNGASSWEAYLDGELVHSDESAEGVLTILAEDVGSYFDRIDFIGTSDGYSVSNNLQGLYLDSSTDFALAGEVTVKDGDGDSVTVEGDFSFSADSNFEGGPGDEILVGTTDNDVLMGGEGNDQLIGREGSDTLFGGLGADVFVWQLGDEGQPGDSAHDTVKDFSLAEGDSLNLTELLVDETTDSIDDYLHAEPSATGDDTILHVSTTGGFGGDFSNNSGQEDQTITLEGVSMDGQSSQAFINDLIQNGNLNIDQ; encoded by the coding sequence ATGTCTATCGCTACCGTTGTCTCCATCACAGGTCAGGCCTGGGCGCGTGATGCTCAGGGTAACCTGCGTGAACTCCGCCTCGGCGATCAGCTGCAGGAAGGGGAGACTCTAGTGACCTCGGATAATGGCACCGTCGAGCTGGATTTCCTGGACGGCCTGCCTCCGGTCGCAATTGGTGGGGGACAGCAGGTGGCGATGAGCGGAGAGCTCGATGCCAGTGTGCCCGTCGATAACGACGAGGCCAGCGCCGACGATGAGGGTATCGAAACCCTGTTGACCGCTCTGGAGGGTGATGACGACCTGTTCGATAGCCTTGAGTCGCCAGCTGCCGGCGGCGGAGGTGGCATTGGTGGCGGAGGCCACAGCTTTGTCCAGCTGGCGCGAATCATGGAAAGCGTCGACCCGCTGGAATTTGATTTCGATACGGCGCGTGATCCCGTGACGAGCATAGAGTTAGAGGGTGATGAGGCGACGGTCGACGATGGCGATAGCCTCGACACCAGTGCCGAGATCAGTGTCACCCTCGGCGATATCAACAGCGCCAACGCCTCCAGTGCTCTGATCAGCGGCACCACCAGCGGCGTGGAAGCCGGGCAGGTGGTGAGCCTGGTGATCAGCGACGATGATGCCACCAGCGCCGACGTGGCAGTCACCGCGACGGTCCAGCCCGATGGCAGCTACGAAATCACCGCCGACCTGAGCGATCTCGACGACGGCAGCCTGACCGTGACCGCCACGGTCGAAGACCAGGCGGGCAATGAGGCTATTGCCACAGATACCGCTAACCTCGACACCACCATCGGTGACGGTGACACCACCATCGGTGACGGTGACACCACCAACGGGGCCGCCGTCACCATCGATGGCATCAGCGATGACACCGGCACCTCCCGCAGCGACTTCGTCACCAACGACACCAGCCTTGAGCTCAGCGGCCGCGTCGAGCTGGCCGACGGCGACAGCCTCACGGTGCGCTTCAACGGCACCGACTACACCACCGCCAATGGCCTGGTGATTGCCGACGGCAGCTGGACGCTGGATCTGACCGACACCGAACTGGCCGAGGGCACCTATCCCGTCAGTGCGGTGGTCAGCGACGCCGCGGGCAACGCAGCCACCGCCACGCAAGACGTGGTGATCGACACCACCATCGGCGACGGTGACACCACCAACGGGGCGGCGGTCACCATCGATGGCATCAGCGATGACACCGGCACCTCCCGCAGCGACTTCGTCACCAACGACACCAGCCTTGAGCTCAGCGGTCGCGTCGAGCTAGCCGACGGCGACAGCCTCACGGTGCGCTTCAACGGCACCGACTACACCACCGCCAATGGCCTCACCCTCGATGCCACGGCCGGTACCTGGTCACTGGATCTGACCGACACCGAACTGGCCGAGGGCACCTATCCCGTCAGTGCGGTGGTCAGCGACGCCGCGGGCAACGCAGCCACCGCCACACAGGACGTGGTGATCGACACCACCATCGGTGACGGTGACACCACCAACGGGGCCGCCGTCACCATCGATGGCATCAGCGATGACACCGGCACCTCCCGCAGCGACTTTGTCACCAACGACACCAGCCTGGTGCTCAGCGGCCGCGTCGAGCTGGCCGACGGCGACAGTCTCACGGTGCGCTTCAACGGCACCGACTACACCACCGCCAACGGCCTCACCCTCGATGCCACGGCCGGTACCTGGTCACTGGATCTGACCGACACCGAACTGGCCGAGGGCTCCTATCCCGTCAGTGCGGTGGTCAGCGACGCCGCGGGCAACGCAGCCACCGCCACGCAAGACGTGGTGATCGACACCACCATCGGCGACGGTGACACCACCAACGGGGCGGCGGTCACCATCGATGGCATCAGCGATGACACCGGCACCTCCCGCAGCGACTTCGTCACCAACGACACCAGCCTGGTGCTCAGCGGCCGCGTCGAGCTGGCCGACGGCGACAGTCTCACGGTGCGCTTCAACGGCACCGACTACACCACCGCCAACGGCCTCACCCTCGATGCCACGGCCGGTACCTGGTCACTGGATCTGACCGACACCGAACTGGCCGAGGGCTCCTATCCCGTCAGTGCGGTGGTCAGCGACGCCGCGGGCAACGCAGCCACCGCCACGCAAGACGTGGTGATCGACACCACCATCGGCGACGGTGACACCACCAACGGGGCGGCGGTCACCATCGATGGCATCAGCGATGACACCGGCACCTCCCGCAGCGACTTCGTCACCAACGACACCAGCCTGGTGCTCAGCGGCCGCGTCGAGCTGGCCGACGGCGACAGTCTCACGGTGCGCTTCAACGGCACCGACTACACCACCGCCAACGGCCTCACCCTCGATGCCACGGCCGGTACCTGGTCACTGGATCTGACCGACACCGAACTGGCCGAGGGCTCCTATCCCGTCAGTGCGGTGGTCAGCGACGCCGCGGGCAACGCAGCCACCGCCACGCAAGACGTGGTGATCGACACCACCATCGGCGACGGTGACACCACCAACGGGGCCGCCGTCACCATCGATGGCATCAGCGATGACACCGGCACCTCCCGCAGCGACTTCGTCACCAACGACACCAGCCTTGAGCTCAGCGGCCGCGTCGAGCTGGCCGACGGCGACAGCCTCACGGTGCGCTTCAACGGCACCGACTACACCACCGCCAACGGCCTCACCCTCGATGCCACGGCCGGTACCTGGTCACTGGATCTGACCGACACCGAACTGGCCGAGGGCTCCTATCCCGTCAGTGCGGTGGTCAGCGACGCCGCGGGCAACGCAGCCACCGCCACGCAAGACGTGGTGATCGACACCACCATCGGCGACGGTGACACCACCAACGGGGCCGCCGTCACCATCGATGGCATCAGCGATGACACCGGCACCTCCCGCAGCGACTTCGTCACCAACGACACCAGCCTTGAGCTCAGCGGCCGCGTCGAGCTGGCCGACGGCGACAGCCTCACGGTGCGCTTCAACGGCACCGACTACACCACCGCCAATGGCCTGGTGATTGCCGACGGCAGCTGGACGCTGGATCTGACCGACACCGAACTGGCCGAGGGCACCTATCCCGTCAGTGCGGTGGTCAGCGACGCCGCGGGCAACGCAGCCACCGCCACGCAAGACGTGGTGATCGACACCACCATCGGCGACGGTGACACCACCAACGGGGCGGCGGTCACCATCGATGGCATCAGCGATGACACCGGCACCTCCCGCAGCGACTTCGTCACCAACGACACCAGCCTGGTGCTCAGCGGCCGCGTCGAGCTGGCCGACGGCGACAGTCTCACGGTGCGCTTCAACGGCACCGACTACACCACCGCCAACGGCCTCACCCTCGATGCCACGGCCGGTACCTGGTCACTGGATCTGACCGACACCGAACTGGCCGAGGGCTCCTATCCCGTCAGTGCGGTGGTCAGCGACGCCGCGGGCAACGCAGCCACCGCCACGCAAGACGTGGTGATCGACACCACTGCGCCGGGTGGGGGCAGTGGAGGAGGTGAGGGCAACGCCATCGCCTTCGACGACGCCGTGATCGACGCCAGCGAACAAGGCAGCGTCACCTTCAGCGGCACCGTGGAAGACGGGGCCACGATCGATAGCCTCGTGATCAGCGACAGCAACGCCACCACCGCCGACCTCAGTGTGGCGGCGAGCGACATCACCGTGGGCGACGACGGCACCGTCAGCGTGGTGGGGCAGGATCTGAGCGACCTGGCAGACGGCGAGCTGACCGTGACCATGACCGTCACCGATGCCGCCGGCAACACGGGCCGCGTGGATAACAGTGCCACCCTCGACACCTCCGAGCTCGAAATCACGAACTTGTCTGATTCCGGTGACGTCACGGTTTATGAGTCTTTCCTAGACGATGGGACTCGGGTCGGTGACGGCTCGGTTGTAGGCAAGAGTTGGTTTGGCATCAGTGCCACGGCGGGTATCCAGACCTTGGCGATTACTGGAACATTAAGGTCCGGTGCTGGAGAGCAGACCGGTGAAACAGTCAGCTTGAGCTTGAGTCAACTCGAAGGCATTACGTCGAGTACACCGGTAGAGATCAATACGGATCAAGGTGGCATTCTTCGCTTGACTGGTTTCGATGCGAGCACAGGGAAGGTGGATTACGAGTTCGAATTGAGCCAGGCGGTTACGCATCAAGAGGGTGGCGATGCGCGTAACCTGCTTGTTCAGTCGGGCATCGATATAACTGTCACTGACGTTGCTGATAACGTTGAGGCAGAGGCGATCAACGTGGTCATCGTGGATGATGCTCCTGTTGTGGAAGAGTTCCAGGATGCGCTTCTCAGTGTGGAGGTGGGGACCATTCTAAGTGGCAGCCTCGGAATTCAGCTCGGATCGGACACTGAGACTGCTTCCGTAGAGGATATTTCGCTTTCGACCAATGATGACGGTCAGATCCTGGCTCAATACTCGGATCCCGTGTCAGGGGCATTGATGACGGCACCGGTTACAGTCGAGAGTGGACAAACACTGACATATGCCGTGCAGGATGGAGTGCTTACGGCCACAACGTCGGACGGAGAGGCTGCATTTCAGATTACGGTGGATCCGGGCTCCGGTAGTTACACCCTTGAGGTGTTCAAGGAAATTGATCCGGCGGCTCAGGTCTTTACAGGCTTTTCATTGAGTACTGGTGGGAACAACGCATCTCCGACCTTTGGCGATGATAGCCTGCAAGTGACGGTCTCTGCCGGTGATCTTTCGCCGAATTGGAGCGCCAAAAGTATCTGGGTGGCGCAAGGGGGTAAGATTACAACCGGTCAAACGCTAAGGTTCGATTTTCATGAGCCAGGAGAGTCAACGCTCTCCAACCCATTGAGCAAGATTGTCTTTACAACCAATGGCGCGAGCAGTTGGGAGGCTTACCTCGACGGTGAGCTTGTCCACTCTGATGAAAGTGCTGAAGGGGTCTTGACCATTCTGGCCGAAGATGTTGGTTCCTATTTTGACCGAATCGACTTCATTGGTACCTCGGATGGGTATAGCGTAAGTAATAACTTGCAAGGGCTGTATCTTGATTCCTCTACTGACTTCGCTCTGGCTGGTGAAGTAACGGTCAAAGATGGTGATGGCGACAGTGTGACAGTGGAAGGTGACTTCAGCTTCAGTGCCGATTCGAACTTTGAAGGTGGCCCAGGCGATGAAATCCTTGTTGGTACCACCGACAACGATGTGCTCATGGGAGGTGAAGGAAACGACCAGCTCATTGGCAGAGAAGGCAGCGACACTCTCTTTGGCGGATTGGGTGCCGATGTCTTCGTCTGGCAGCTAGGCGATGAAGGGCAGCCCGGCGATTCGGCCCACGATACGGTGAAGGATTTTTCCCTCGCCGAAGGGGATTCCCTGAACCTTACCGAACTACTGGTCGATGAGACGACTGATTCAATCGATGACTACCTGCATGCCGAACCCAGTGCCACGGGTGATGATACCATCCTGCATGTCAGCACCACGGGGGGATTCGGTGGTGACTTTTCCAACAACTCGGGACAGGAAGATCAGACGATTACCCTGGAAGGCGTTTCGATGGATGGTCAGTCATCGCAAGCCTTCATCAATGACCTGATCCAGAATGGCAACCTGAATATTGATCAATAA